The genomic region CGCGGTGGTGTATCTCATTCTCCAAAACATAAAGCAAATTCTTCCAAGCAGGAGCATTCAATTTCTCATACATATTAAACATCTCTTGAAAACGCTCTTGTGGAATCTTCTTCCAATTCTCTGCTGCTAACAATACTGACTTATCCCACGAAGCTAACAAAGCAATCTTAGTAACTCCATAATCTTTACGGTGTTCTCTATCAAGAGGAAAAGGCTTATTATCAATAAGCTGTTCTGTTACTTCTACTGAAAATTGTATAAGTTCATAAACCATTTCAGCAAACGTACGCATACCGCCGATAGAAAACTCAAAAAGTTCTTTCTCAGGGAACGTCTCTATCACCTTGCGCGTTAAGCGGCGATTGCCTTCCCACTCCTTAAACCACTCTTCTGTGGTCATCATTAAATGTTGCATATTATTCGTTATTAAATATACTTTCTAAATGTAACTTATAATCATTTAAGTACTGCGCTATTTGCGGGTTCTTAACCACATCCATACACACAAAAGTAGGTAAAGGCTTCATACCTAAAAACTGATTTGCCTTGTGAAAATGCAAATACACACCATCAATACCTGCTCTATCAAAAAAATCATTTTCACGGGTAAATGCCTCTATTGGAGCATTCCAAGTACCTGAAATCATATACTTCTTACCTTGCAATAAGCCGCCCGTGCCATATCCTTCTGTAGGTGTCACCCTATGCCTACCATCGTTGTTATATAACTTCCCAGAACCCCGAGAAAACACATAATCCACGTATTGTTTTACTATCCACGGCTCAGCCATCCACCAAGCAGGCATTTGCCATATTACTACATCCATCCATAGTAACTTCTCTACTTCCTCTTCTATGTCATATCCCCTGTCAATCACTGTTTCACGTATCTTGTGCCCCATAGCCGTAAGTACCTCACGTGCTTGCTCTTGTAAAGTAGTATTCAACCTACCTCCTGAAGGTCCAAATTCCTTAC from Capnocytophaga haemolytica harbors:
- a CDS encoding DinB family protein codes for the protein MQHLMMTTEEWFKEWEGNRRLTRKVIETFPEKELFEFSIGGMRTFAEMVYELIQFSVEVTEQLIDNKPFPLDREHRKDYGVTKIALLASWDKSVLLAAENWKKIPQERFQEMFNMYEKLNAPAWKNLLYVLENEIHHRAQGYVYLRALGIEPPVFYDRS
- a CDS encoding NAD(P)H-dependent oxidoreductase, coding for MKILLINGGKEFGPSGGRLNTTLQEQAREVLTAMGHKIRETVIDRGYDIEEEVEKLLWMDVVIWQMPAWWMAEPWIVKQYVDYVFSRGSGKLYNNDGRHRVTPTEGYGTGGLLQGKKYMISGTWNAPIEAFTRENDFFDRAGIDGVYLHFHKANQFLGMKPLPTFVCMDVVKNPQIAQYLNDYKLHLESIFNNE